The following DNA comes from Halobacillus litoralis.
GAATTTAGAAGAATTCATAAAAGTGACATCAAAATCCGGCGAGGTTTTGATGTCACATGGCGCTGTAGATCATAACATTCTCTATTCGAAAGAGCTGACTGGAAAACAGGGGTCCATGGGCATCTTGAATTTGATTGAAATGGAAGAAAGTGAAGAGTTATTACTTGGTCAATCTGTCTTCAATGATGAATCCCACTATTACAAAGTTATGAAGTCTGTAGGTTCCGATGATATCATCCATTACTTAGATGGGAGTATCAAAGAGCTGGTAGAAATGAATCGCGTTGTTACTTCAAGCTTTACTACCGAACGTACGCCACAGCCGAGTTGATCAATCTTTTTTGGAGGTGCATCGAATGAAAATCGTAGTATTAGGAGCAGGGGCATTAGGGGCTTATTTTGGGTCCCGCTGGGAAGAAGCCGGCCATGAAGTCATTAACCTGGTCCGTGAAGGACGAGCGAAGCAAATCGAAAAGAACGGTCTAACCCTACATAGTGAGATGGGCGACTACAAAGTGTCTGAACCTAAAATAGCCCAAAGTCCTGAGGAAATTGACAATCCTGATCTCGTTTTCCTTGCTGTTAAAGGCTACCATCTTCCCGGAACACTGGAATGGCTTAAGACACTAGTCAAGAAAGGGGCAAAAGTTTACCCTGTATTGAACGGAATGGAGCACATCAATATCTTGCAACAAGAGCTTGGTGAAGAAGCTGTGCTCGGCGGTCTTTCCTATATTATTGCTACATTGGATGATGTAGGACATGTCCTCCATACAAGTTCTTTCCACGACCTTGTTTTCGGCCCTCTCCACCCTTCCCAACAAGCGATTTGCGAAGAACTCGCACTTGCTTGTAATCAAGCGAACCTAAATGGAACGCTCAGCCCGAACATTTTAGAAGATATGTGGAAAAAGTACATGTTCATCACAGCCTTTTCCGGAATTACGACAGCTGTTAATCAAACGATCGGTGAAGTCAGGAGTTATCCGCAAACATTCCGAATTGCAGAACGTATGCTTGAAGAGATGAAGGACTTAGCAAACGCTCATAAAATTGATCTGACAGATGAACACGTACAAAATGCCTTCGAAAAACTCCGTGGATTAGATGATGGGATGACGTCTTCCATGCATCAGGATCGTACCAAGGGGATGCCTCTTGAAGTCGAGCACCTTCATGGAGGAGCATTGAGACTAGGCAGTGAAGTAGACCTCTCTATGCCGTACATCGAAACAATATTCGGGATTATCAAACCTTTTGAAGCTTACGAACATTAAGAAGGTGCTTCCATTTTGGAAGCACCTTCTTAATTATTTATTCATCAGCGTAATCATCCACATTCGGGCGCTTGCCAAACTTCAGTTCACGGATCGACAAGCCAAAATCCATTTGTAAGTGAGGATAGTCTTTAAAGTTCTCC
Coding sequences within:
- a CDS encoding DUF1428 family protein — encoded protein: MYTIICIFRVNQRNLEEFIKVTSKSGEVLMSHGAVDHNILYSKELTGKQGSMGILNLIEMEESEELLLGQSVFNDESHYYKVMKSVGSDDIIHYLDGSIKELVEMNRVVTSSFTTERTPQPS
- a CDS encoding ketopantoate reductase family protein, which codes for MKIVVLGAGALGAYFGSRWEEAGHEVINLVREGRAKQIEKNGLTLHSEMGDYKVSEPKIAQSPEEIDNPDLVFLAVKGYHLPGTLEWLKTLVKKGAKVYPVLNGMEHINILQQELGEEAVLGGLSYIIATLDDVGHVLHTSSFHDLVFGPLHPSQQAICEELALACNQANLNGTLSPNILEDMWKKYMFITAFSGITTAVNQTIGEVRSYPQTFRIAERMLEEMKDLANAHKIDLTDEHVQNAFEKLRGLDDGMTSSMHQDRTKGMPLEVEHLHGGALRLGSEVDLSMPYIETIFGIIKPFEAYEH